In one window of Vicinamibacteria bacterium DNA:
- the asnB gene encoding asparagine synthase (glutamine-hydrolyzing), whose protein sequence is MCGIVGWLSTSSAHRVEAEALGRMRDAIAHRGPDGVGLWLSPDRQAGLAFRRLAIVDLAANANQPMANEDGAVQLVFNGEVYNHADLRKELLAKGHRFRTDHSDTETIVHGYEEWGAGVVDRLEGKFGIGIWDENRRRLFLARDRVGVKPLYFSWTRHGFVFASEIKALLHHPDVSADMEPLSVYHYLSFLTTPAPLTMFRGIYKLPAGYRAFVEPDGRMIAEAYWDALPGSGEDLPELRRLSKGALRDFAVRRSRELLAAGVEKRLMSDVPFGVLLSGGIDSSANVALMSRSMNQPVRTFTVGFSDHEHLNELTYARRVAEHFKTDHHEVLVDEKAMQEYLPSLIFSQDEPIADWVCIPLYFVSKLVRDSGTVVVQVGEGSDEQFCGYTSYMNYLDMYRRYWQPFSRLPAAARGAAAALARGLTGMVDRYDPYLDLIDRAGRDREPFWSGATVYSEARKARLIDRARIEPLVVPAEMTRSGMLPPSFAKADSYEVVRSFFSRLDEKAPGSDILTRMTYSEFKLRLPELLLMRVDKIGMSVSIEPRVPFLDHKLVEFTMNLPMEVKVGDGVAKSLLKESMRGLLPDDIIDRPKMGFGAPMAQWLKGAFGSAVRAELQSTRFFERFPAKRQVVLDMLDRHREGRAEFSLYIWTIYNAVAWFDFWVEKSREVRVA, encoded by the coding sequence ATGTGCGGGATCGTGGGATGGCTGTCGACCTCGTCCGCCCACCGGGTGGAGGCCGAAGCCCTGGGACGAATGCGGGACGCGATCGCCCACCGGGGGCCGGACGGCGTCGGGCTTTGGTTGTCACCAGACCGGCAGGCTGGCCTCGCGTTCCGCCGACTGGCCATCGTCGATTTGGCCGCCAACGCCAACCAGCCCATGGCCAACGAGGACGGCGCCGTCCAGCTCGTGTTCAACGGCGAGGTCTACAACCATGCCGACCTCCGCAAGGAGCTGCTCGCCAAAGGACACCGCTTCCGCACCGACCACTCCGACACGGAGACGATCGTTCACGGCTACGAGGAGTGGGGGGCGGGAGTCGTGGACCGGCTGGAGGGCAAGTTCGGTATCGGGATTTGGGACGAGAATCGGCGGCGCTTATTCCTGGCCCGGGACCGCGTGGGCGTCAAACCGCTCTATTTCTCCTGGACGCGACACGGTTTCGTCTTCGCCTCCGAGATTAAGGCCCTCCTCCATCATCCAGACGTCTCGGCCGACATGGAGCCCCTATCCGTCTACCACTATCTCTCCTTCCTCACCACCCCCGCCCCCCTCACCATGTTCCGTGGCATCTACAAGCTGCCCGCGGGCTACCGCGCCTTCGTGGAGCCCGACGGCCGCATGATCGCGGAGGCGTACTGGGACGCCCTGCCCGGCTCCGGGGAGGACCTGCCGGAGCTACGCCGCCTTTCGAAAGGGGCGCTGCGGGACTTTGCCGTGCGCCGGTCGCGGGAGCTGCTCGCGGCGGGGGTGGAGAAGCGGCTCATGTCGGACGTGCCCTTCGGGGTCCTCCTCTCCGGGGGCATCGACTCCTCCGCCAACGTCGCTCTCATGAGCCGGTCCATGAACCAACCCGTCCGAACTTTCACGGTCGGGTTTTCGGACCACGAGCACCTGAACGAGCTCACCTACGCGCGGCGCGTGGCCGAGCACTTCAAGACCGATCATCACGAGGTCCTGGTCGACGAGAAGGCGATGCAAGAATACCTGCCTTCTTTGATCTTCTCCCAGGATGAGCCGATCGCGGATTGGGTCTGTATCCCCCTCTACTTCGTCTCCAAGCTCGTGCGCGACAGCGGCACGGTGGTGGTGCAGGTGGGGGAGGGCAGCGACGAGCAGTTCTGCGGCTACACGTCCTACATGAACTACCTGGACATGTACCGACGGTACTGGCAGCCCTTCTCCCGGCTCCCCGCGGCGGCGCGGGGGGCGGCGGCGGCGCTGGCCCGGGGGCTGACGGGCATGGTCGACCGCTACGATCCCTATCTGGACTTGATCGACCGGGCGGGCCGTGACCGTGAGCCTTTCTGGAGCGGGGCCACCGTCTACTCGGAGGCCCGCAAGGCCCGCCTCATCGACCGCGCCCGCATCGAGCCGTTGGTCGTGCCCGCGGAGATGACCCGCTCCGGAATGCTCCCCCCCTCCTTTGCCAAGGCGGACAGCTACGAGGTTGTCCGTTCCTTCTTCTCGCGCCTGGACGAGAAGGCCCCAGGAAGCGACATCCTGACCCGCATGACCTACTCCGAATTCAAGTTGAGGCTGCCGGAGCTTCTCCTCATGCGCGTAGACAAGATCGGGATGTCGGTTTCAATCGAGCCCCGGGTTCCCTTCCTGGACCACAAGCTGGTGGAGTTCACCATGAACCTTCCGATGGAGGTCAAGGTGGGGGACGGGGTCGCAAAGTCCCTGCTCAAGGAGTCCATGCGCGGCCTCCTCCCCGATGACATCATCGACCGCCCCAAGATGGGCTTCGGTGCGCCGATGGCCCAGTGGCTGAAGGGCGCCTTTGGCTCCGCGGTGCGCGCGGAGCTGCAGTCCACCCGGTTCTTCGAGAGATTCCCGGCCAAGCGCCAGGTCGTGCTGGACATGCTCGACCGCCACCGCGAGGGGCGGGCGGAGTTCTCGCTTTACATCTGGACCATCTACAACGCGGTGGCCTGGTTCGATTTCTGGGTGGAGAAGTCGCGCGAGGTCCGGGTCGCCTGA
- the wecB gene encoding UDP-N-acetylglucosamine 2-epimerase (non-hydrolyzing) yields MLHVVGARPNFMKVAPVMRALTAHRGSFLQRLVHTGQHYEEAMSQVFFDELEIAPPDENLEVGSGSHAGQTAQIMIRFEPVLKGFAPDWVMVVGDVNSTMACTLVAAKLGVRVAHVEAGLRSFDRTMPEEINRLVTDALADLLLTPSSDADENLRREGIPPDRIRQVGNVMIDTLSHNLERARARLVHRRLGVQPRRFIYVTLHRPSNVDGRESLSAIVDCLRDMAKGLPVVFPVHPRTRQRLIDFGLLDALQSQAGTKLIDPVGYLDSIGLADQASCVLTDSGGLQEETTFLQVPCLTLRPNTERPVTISLGSNRLTTLATLRADLEAAIRRRESGEQLPCPPLWDGRAAERIAEVLLER; encoded by the coding sequence GTGCTTCACGTTGTGGGCGCCCGGCCCAACTTCATGAAGGTGGCCCCCGTGATGCGGGCCCTGACCGCCCACCGCGGCTCGTTCCTGCAGCGTCTCGTCCACACCGGCCAACACTACGAAGAAGCCATGTCGCAGGTCTTCTTCGATGAGCTGGAGATCGCGCCTCCGGACGAGAACCTGGAAGTTGGCTCGGGGAGCCACGCCGGGCAGACGGCCCAGATCATGATCCGTTTCGAGCCCGTGCTGAAGGGCTTCGCGCCGGACTGGGTGATGGTGGTGGGCGACGTGAACTCCACCATGGCCTGCACGCTGGTGGCGGCGAAGCTCGGAGTGCGCGTTGCCCACGTGGAGGCGGGCTTGCGGTCGTTCGACCGCACCATGCCCGAGGAGATCAACCGGCTCGTCACAGACGCCTTGGCCGACCTCCTCCTCACCCCCAGTTCCGACGCCGACGAGAACCTACGCCGGGAGGGGATCCCCCCGGATCGGATCCGCCAAGTGGGCAACGTCATGATCGACACCCTCTCTCACAACCTGGAGAGAGCCCGCGCCCGCCTGGTTCATCGCCGGCTGGGGGTGCAGCCGCGGCGGTTCATCTACGTAACCCTTCATCGCCCCTCGAACGTGGACGGCCGCGAGTCGCTCAGCGCCATCGTGGATTGCCTCCGCGATATGGCCAAGGGCCTGCCCGTGGTCTTCCCGGTGCATCCGCGGACTCGGCAGCGCCTCATTGACTTCGGCCTGCTCGACGCCCTGCAGTCCCAGGCCGGGACGAAGCTCATCGATCCCGTCGGCTACCTCGACAGCATCGGCTTGGCCGACCAGGCCTCCTGCGTTCTCACCGACTCCGGAGGCCTCCAGGAGGAGACGACCTTTCTGCAGGTTCCCTGCCTCACTCTGCGGCCGAACACCGAGCGCCCGGTGACCATCTCCCTCGGCTCGAACCGCCTGACCACGCTGGCCACGCTGCGCGCCGACCTCGAGGCGGCCATTCGCCGGCGGGAGTCGGGAGAGCAACTGCCCTGCCCGCCCCTCTGGGACGGGCGGGCGGCGGAGCGGATCGCGGAGGTGCTCTTAGAGCGCTGA
- a CDS encoding glycosyltransferase family 4 protein: MKIAILSHYFWPEMGAPSARLLELGRAWVAEGHEVSVVTNFPNHPTGIIPEGYRGRRFQIEPVEGLRVIRCRTYATPNRGFLKRTLGHLFFMAQAVVQATPPLHGIDVLVASSPTLFSVVAAWVISRRLGVPFVFEVRDLWPAIFVDLGVIRSRFVIRGLEGLELFLYRRSAAVVTVTEAFARNIRERGIDAAKTHVLPNGVDLDFFTPGPPDPGLRASLGPTATFVVLYCGALGISHALDRILDVAGLLRGDPRIHFLFVGEGAEKDALQARASSLGLGNVSFRPGVSRDHVPALYRSADVCLVPLRNVPLFRSFVPSKMFEILACARPIVASVAGEAAAILTASGAAIVVPPEDAEALSRAILRLADDPGLGAQMGARGRPYVATHFDRRALARRYLDILGQVVGGGAGRGSVPGEGRKGDS, encoded by the coding sequence TTGAAGATCGCGATCCTCAGCCACTACTTCTGGCCCGAGATGGGGGCTCCCAGCGCGCGCCTCCTTGAGCTGGGCCGGGCCTGGGTGGCGGAGGGCCATGAGGTCTCGGTCGTGACCAATTTCCCGAACCACCCCACCGGCATCATTCCGGAGGGGTATCGGGGACGACGGTTCCAGATCGAGCCGGTGGAGGGCCTCCGGGTCATTCGCTGCCGCACCTACGCCACCCCCAATCGCGGCTTCCTGAAAAGGACCCTGGGCCACCTCTTCTTCATGGCGCAGGCGGTCGTGCAAGCGACGCCCCCCCTGCACGGCATCGACGTGCTCGTGGCCTCCTCGCCGACCCTCTTCTCGGTGGTCGCGGCGTGGGTGATCTCACGAAGGCTCGGGGTGCCCTTCGTCTTCGAGGTGCGCGACCTCTGGCCCGCAATCTTCGTGGACCTGGGGGTCATCCGGAGCCGCTTCGTCATCCGCGGCCTGGAGGGACTGGAGCTATTCCTCTATCGCCGGAGCGCGGCGGTGGTGACGGTGACCGAGGCCTTTGCCCGCAACATCCGGGAGCGCGGGATCGACGCCGCCAAGACCCACGTCCTCCCCAACGGCGTGGACCTCGATTTCTTCACCCCCGGCCCCCCCGACCCCGGACTACGGGCCAGCCTGGGGCCGACCGCGACGTTCGTGGTTCTCTACTGCGGCGCCCTGGGCATCAGTCATGCCCTGGACCGGATCCTGGACGTGGCCGGCCTGTTGCGCGGCGATCCGCGGATCCACTTCCTCTTTGTAGGGGAGGGCGCGGAAAAGGACGCGCTTCAGGCGCGGGCGTCTTCCCTTGGCCTTGGGAATGTGAGCTTCCGGCCCGGGGTCTCTCGCGACCACGTGCCCGCCCTCTACCGCAGCGCCGACGTCTGCCTGGTCCCCCTGCGCAACGTTCCCCTCTTCCGCTCCTTCGTTCCCTCCAAGATGTTCGAGATCCTGGCTTGTGCCCGGCCGATCGTGGCCTCGGTTGCGGGGGAGGCGGCGGCGATCCTGACCGCTTCCGGGGCCGCGATCGTGGTTCCTCCCGAGGATGCCGAGGCCTTGTCGCGGGCCATCCTCCGCCTCGCCGACGACCCGGGGCTGGGCGCCCAGATGGGCGCGCGGGGCCGGCCGTACGTGGCCACACATTTCGACCGGCGAGCACTAGCCCGCCGCTACCTCGACATCCTGGGACAGGTGGTGGGGGGCGGCGCGGGCCGTGGTAGTGTGCCCGGGGAGGGAAGGAAGGGCGATTCTTGA